DNA sequence from the Aureibacillus halotolerans genome:
GAAAACACGAGGAGGTCTTCTCGAGTCGATGTTGCACTTGTACCCTTTAGGGTGCAAGCGAAGTATTTTGATGAAGCGGTTTAATTCTATTACCAGAAAAAATCTTGAAGATATTCTCACAAGTTCATTTTTTGACCTTATGGGACAGCCCCTTTCTAATTGGTAAACGTAGTATACGCTTCGTCCAGATTACGGAGTCTTCTCATAATCTCTGAATTTTTTGTGAGTCGATCTTGAATTAGTGTCGAAACAACAGAGCGATAATAGGCATTCACAGCATCTTGCCTTTTTACGTCATTGTGCTTTTTGACATAAATCTCGAAGCTGTCCACAAAGTAGTCGACTGAAAACAATTGATGATTCATTGAACAACACCTTTTCTATAGTTACCTATCTGTAGTATAAAGCATGCGGAGCATTGAAACGAGAGAAGATTGCAACCTCGTTATTGGTGTAGGTCGGATGTAGCATTAATCTTCCTTAATTGTAATGGTTTTGTAAATGAGGTTGACAATAAGGGTTTAGGAAAATATGGTTATAGCAAGGAAAAGATCAATTGATTTGTATTCTTACATTTCACGGCGATTCATCTATATCATGCAATCAAGCGACTGACAGTTTGGAGGGAACGATGTGTTTTTTCTTTTATACGGCTTTCTCGTATGGTTAGGGGCATCGGTGATCTTCAGGCTTGCTGGTCAATTTTTCTTTGTACCAGGGCAACCGATACTTCTGATCTGGGCGTCTGTGCTCGTTATACCTTTGGTTGCTGTCCTAACGTTGCCACTATATCATAAGAAGAAGCTGAACTCGGAGGCGCAGTTGAAAGCGGCCATTTGTATAGCTCTTCCTGGGATGGTTCTCGACACAGTCGTGCTTCTTTCCTTTGACAGTATTTTCGTCAACTTGGATCAGCAAATGGATGGGACGTTTGGCTCTTGGCTATTGTTTGCGTATTCTTTAGTATTGGTCTCTGGTTTTTTGCCGCTAAAATTAAAAATATTTAAAAGGTCTCTATGAGGAGGTATCACGATGTTATCAATCATCCTTTACAGCCGACCAAGCTGTGCGTTATGCGAAGAAGCAGAAGCGATGCTGACCCTTCTCCAAAAGGAATACACGATAGACAGTCAGGTCGTGAACATTGAGAAAGACGAACGGCTGCACGAAGCCTACCAGCTTTCAATTCCAGTCCTTGAACTTAACGGTTCCATCATTGCGGAAGGTCGCATAAACTGGAATGACGTTGAGCAAGCTTTAACGAGTCAATCTGAGTGATGTATGCTCTAAGCAAATAGTTGTCGATCTGTGTCTAAAATGGTACAATATTAGTGCAACAAGATTTCTTGTTATTTTTTTGCCCGTCATGGGACGTTTTTTGACTACGTGGGACATTTTTCGTCCCTGTCAGCAGTAAAAGGGGATCTTCGATATGCGAGAACTAGTGGAAATGCAGCAAAAATTACTTCCCGATATGATGTTTGTTCTTCAACGAAGATATCAAATCCTACAGTACATGCGAGTCATGCAGCCCATTGGTCGCAGAGCGTTGGCGTCTAGCCTAGAGCTGACCGAACGAACACTTCGATCTGAAGTCTCCTTCTTGAAGGAGCAAGAACTCATTCACATTTATAGCCACGGAATGGTGTTATCAGATGAGGGTCTGCGCCTAGTCGATGAGCTGGCAAACATGATGAAGGAACTGACTGGCTTGCGTGAGCTTGAACAACACCTTAAGGAAACGCTGGATTTAGAAGGCGTTATGATTATCCCTGGGGACAGTGATGAGATGCCTTGGGTGAAGAAAGAGCTTGGGCGTGCTGCTGTACAACGTATGAAAGCTTCTTTTGGCGACAACAATATTGTTGCAGTTACCGGTGGGACGACAATGGCTGCCGTCGCAGAAATGATGAAGCCCGAGGGAAAGCACCATCAGATGTTATTTGTGCCTGCTCGTGGTGGGTTAGGTGAGGATGTTGAAAATCAGGCGAATACGATCTGTGCAAAAATGGCAGAAAAAGCGTCTGGGGAATATCGTCTCCTTCATGTTCCAGATCAGCTGAGTCAATCGGCCTATGACTCTATGATCCGTGAACCAGGGGTCAGAGAAGTTCTCGACTTAATTCAATCTGCAACAATGGTCGTTCATGGCATCGGTGACGCGCTTAGTATGGCAAAGCGACGGAACACATCCAAAGAGGATCTCGCAGATATTGAAGCGCAAAATGCGGTTGGTGAAGCATTTGGATTTTACTACAATAATTCTGGACAAATTATCCACAAGGTAAAAACCATTGGTCTCCAGTTGGAAGACTTGCATACGGTGGGTGCCATTATTGCCGTGGCTGGAGGCGCATCAAAAGCGAATGCCATACGCGCTTGTATGAAGGAACAAAAGCGTTCTTATCTCATTACGGATGAGGGTGCTGCTAAAGCTTTTATTAGAGGGTCATCCCTTTAATTCATAGATCTTCAAACACTAAGGAGGAATTATCATGGCAGTAAAAGTTGGAATTAACGGTTTTGGACGTATTGGACGTAACGTATTTCGCTCAGCGTTAAATAATCCTGATGTGGACGTTGTTGCGGTAAACGACTTAACTGACGCAAACATGCTCGCTCACCTTCTTCAATATGATACTATTCACGGCAAACTAGATCGTACAGTTACTGTAAACGGAAGCAATCTTGTCGTTGACGGCAAAGAAATCACCGTTCTTGCAGAAAGAGACCCTGCGAAACTTGGTTGGGGAGATTTAGGCGTTGAAGTTGTTGTTGAATCTACAGGGATCTTCACAAAACGTGCGGACGCTGCGAAGCACCTTGAAGCTGGAGCTAAAAAAGTGATTATCTCTGCACCAGCAAACGAAGAAGACATCACTGTGGTTATGGGTGTAAACGAAGAAGCTTACGATCCAGCAAACCATCACGTCTTGTCAAACGCGTCTTGTACAACGAACTGTCTTGCACCATTTGCAAAAGTATTGAATGACAAATTCGGCATCAAGCGTGGCATGATGACAACTGTGCACTCATACACAAATGATCAGCAAATTCTTGACCTTCCTCATAAAGACTACCGTCGTGCACGTGCGGCAGCGGAAAACATCATCCCTACAACTACGGGTGCTGCTAAAGCTGTATCTCTAGTTCTTCCAGAATTGAAAGGCAAATTGAACGGTATGGCAATGCGTGTACCTACACCTAACGTATCATTGGTTGACCTTGTTGCTGAGCTTGATAAAGGCGTTACTGTTGAAGAAGTGAACGCAGCATTCAAAGAAGCAGCTGAAGGCTCATTGAAAGGTGTGCTTGCTTACAGTGAAGAGCCGCTTGTTTCTACCGACTATAATGGCAGCACAGCATCTTCTACAGTGGATGCCTTGTCTACAATGGTTATGGAAGATCAAATGGTTAAAGTTATCTCTTGGTACGACAATGAAACTGGTTATTCTAGCCGTGTCGTTGATTTGGCTGCATACGTTGCATCAAAAGGCTTGTAAGCTATAAAAAAGGGGAAGGGCAATAAGGACACGGGCATGCAAACGTCCGTGACCCTTTTGACCTTTCCCTTTTATCCATGAACGCAGTGAAATCTTGAATGATGAAGGAGGCCCTCTAGAATGGAAAAGCAATCAGTGAAGGATATTCAGCTTCAAGGAAAAAAGGTATTTTGTCGTGTTGACTTCAATGTCCCACTTGAAGACGGCAAAATCAGTGACGACACCAGAATTCGTGCTGCTTTACCGACCATCCAATACATTTTGGATCAAGGAGGTCGTTTAATCCTTGCGAGCCATCTTGGCAGACCAAAGGGAGAAGTCGTTGAAGACCTACGCTTAACTCCTGTTGCTGAGCGATTGAGTGAACTGCTTGGACAACCAGTGACCAAAACAGATCAAGTTGTAGGTTCAGAAGTAGAAGCAGCTGTACAAAAGCTTGATGACGGAGAGGTCGTGTTGCTCGAGAATGTTCGCTTTGAAGCGGGCGAAGAGAAAAATGACGCGACCCTTTCGAAACAGTTTGCTGCATTGGCTGACGTTTACGTCAATGATGCGTTTGGTACAGCTCACCGTGCGCACGCTTCAACCGTCGGCGTGGCTGAGCATCTAAACGCATGTGCTGGTTTCCTCATGGAGAAAGAGCTTGAGGTTCTTGGCGGTGCATTAGAAAAGCCAGACCGTCCGTTTACTGCCATCATTGGTGGTGCGAAAGTGCGCGATAAAATTGGCGTCATTGAGCATCTGCTGAAAAAAGTGGACAACTTAATTATCGGTGGCGGTCTTGCGTACACATTTATTAAAGCGCAAGGTTACGAAATTGGGAAATCCCTTTTAGAAGAAGACAAGATTGATCTCGCAAAATCGTTTATGGAAACAGCGAAGGAAAAAGGCATTAAACTCTATCTTCCTACAGATGTTGTCGTAGGGGATGACTTCTCGAATGACGCCAATACAAAAGAAGTGTCGATTGACCAAATCCCTGCCGATTGGGAAGCAATGGATATTGGACCGAAAACACGGGCTTTGTATAGTGATGTGATTTCGAAATCAGAGCTTGTGATTTGGAACGGACCGATGGGTGTATTTGAAATGGAAACCTTCGCGAATGGCACTCGCGCCGTTGGTGACGCAATGGCAGCGACGACCGGTTACACGATTATTGGTGGCGGCGACTCTGCGGCAGCTGTTGAGAAATTTGGTCTCGCACAAGACATGGATCATATTTCAACCGGCGGTGGGGCATCGCTTGAATTTATGGAAGGCAAAGAACTTCCTGGCGTTACTGTACTAACAGACAAATAAGAAAGAGGTGAGGTCTTATGCGTAAACCGATTATTGCAGGAAACTGGAAAATGCATAAAACACTACAGGAAGCAGCTGACTTTGTCACAGCTGTAAGCAGTAAGCTTCCAGGCGAAGAAAAAGTGGATGCGATCGTTTGCTCCCCAAGTCTGTTTCTTCAAAACCTTGTAGAACAAACGAAAAGCTCTTCTCTAAAGGTCGGAGCACAAACAATGCACTTTGAAGACCAAGGCGCATTTACTGGTGAAGTGAGCCCAGCAGCTTTAGAGGATCTTGGCGTTACTTATGTTATCCTCGGTCACTCGGAACGACGTGAACTGTTTGCTGAGACGGATGAAGCAGTGAACAAAAAAGTCCATGCGGCCTTTGCACATCATCTTGTTCCTATCGTCTGTGTAGGCGAAACACTCGAACAGCGTGAGGCAAATGAAACAAGCGATGTTGTTGAGGGGCAAGTGATGAAGGCATTGGAAGGGCTAAGCCCAGAAAAAGCCGAACAAGTCGTCATTGCCTATGAACCGATCTGGGCAATTGGCACAGGCAAATCCTCTACTGCAGAGGATGCGAATGAAGTTTGCTCCGCGATTCGTCGCGTTATTCTTGATCAATTCGGTCAAGAAACAGCAGAAAGCTTACGTATTCAATACGGTGGTAGTGTAAAACCTGGGAACATTGCAGAGTACATGGCAGCATCAGATATCGATGGGGCCCTTGTTGGCGGTGCAAGTCTCGAACCAGACTCCTTTGTCCAGCTACTAGAGGCGGCTCATAATGGCTAAGCAACCAGTTGCGCTGATTATCCTTGATGGATTTGCTTTTCGTGATGTGACGCAGGGCAACGCTGTAGCGCATGCGAAAAAACCGAATTTTGATCGCTACTGGGATCAGTTCCCACATACGACGTTAACGGCATGTGGGGAAGAAGTAGGACTGCCTGATGGCCAGATGGGCAATTCAGAGGTAGGGCATTTAAATATCGGTGCAGGCAGAGTGGTGTATCAGAGCCTGACGAGAGTGAATAAGGCCATTAAAGACGGCGATTTCTTTGAAAATGACACGATTCAAGGGGCGATTAATCACGCCCATGAAAAAGAATCGCGTGCGCTTCACATTTTCGGACTATTGTCAGATGGCGGCATTCATAGCCATATCAATCACTTGTTTGCGATTTTAAAGCTTGCGAGTGATAAAGGCTTGAAAAAGGTTTACATTCATGGCTTTTTGGATGGTCGCGATGTAGCACCGCAATCGGCGAAAACCTATATTGACGAGCTACAGCAGAAAATCAAAGAATTACATGTAGGTGAAATTGCCACCTTGTCGGGCCGTTACTATTCAATGGATCGTGACAAGCGCTGGGATCGTGTTGAAAAATCGTATCGAGCGATGGCTTATGGCGAAGGACCTTCCTACAAAACACCAGAAGAATGTATCGAAGACAACTACAGCAACGACATTTATGATGAATTCGTGCTTCCATCTGTGATGACGAAAGAAGATGGATCTCCAGTCGCAACGATTCATGATGACGATGCAGTGATTTTTTACAACTTCCGTCCGGACCGTGCGATTCAAACATCGCGAGCATTTACAAATGATGATTTTCGTGAATTTGATCGTGGGGACAAGGCGCCCAAAAACCTTTTCTTTGTTTGCTTAACGCAATTCAGCGAAACGGTTGACGGTTATGTAGCCTTCAAACCTGTAAATCTCGACAACACGATGGGGGAAGTGCTTTCCCAGCAAGGCAAGAAACAGCTTCGAATTGCCGAAACGGAAAAGTACCCTCATGTGACCTTTTTCTTTAGTGGCGGTCGCGAACAGCCTTTTGAAGGAGAAGAACGCATTTTGATTGATTCTCCTAAAGTGGCAACATACGATCTCAAACCAGAAATGAGTGCGTATGAAGTCAAGGATGCGCTTCTTAAAGCGTTGGACAAGGATACATTTGATGCGATCATTCTAAATTTCGCTAACCCTGACATGGTCGGTCATTCAGGAAAATTAGAGCCGACCATCAAAGCCATCGAGGCTGTTGACGAATGTCTTGGGGAAATCGTTGATAAAATACTTTCTAAAGATGGCGTTGCCTTGATCACCGCGGATCATGGCAATTCAGATGAAGTTGTAACGCCTGAAGGCAAGCCGATGACAGCACATACGACAAATCCTGTGCCATTGATTGTCACGAAGAAAGGTCTTGCTTTAAACGAAGGTGGAAAGCTTGGCGACCTATCTCCGACAATGCTCGACATCATGAACTTAGAAAAACCTGTAGAAATGACAGGAGAATCACTGATCAAAGACGAAAAGTAAACGTATAGCTGAGGCTGTAACGCGAGAGGACGCTCTTGGCTTTAAGACTCAGTTTTACAAACAACACACAATGATGATAAAGGGAGGGACTCTCATGTCCTTAATTATTGATGTATTTGCACGTGAAGTACTAGACTCTCGTGGCAATCCAACAGTAGAGGTTGAAATTCATACAGAATCTGGCGCATTTGGTCGTGCGTTAGTGCCAAGTGGTGCGTCCACTGGAGAATATGAAGCTGTCGAATTACGTGATGGCGACAAAGATCGTTATCTTGGCAAAGGTGTTCTTAAAGCCGTTAGTAACGTAAACGAAAAAATTGCACCAGAGCTCGTAGGCTTTGACGTGCTTGATCAAGTAGCCATTGATGAAGCATTGATCGATCTTGATGGTTCTGATAACAAAGGCAACCTCGGTGCCAACGCTATTCTTGGTGTGTCTATGGCGGCGGCTCATGCAGCAGCTGACTTCCTTGACATTCCTTTGTACCAATACTTAGGTGGATTCAATGCGAAAACACTTCCAGTACCAATGATGAATATCATCAACGGTGGTGAGCATGCCGACAACAACGTCGATGTGCAGGAATTCATGGTTATGCCAGTTGGTGCTGAAAGCTTCAAGCACGCCCTTCGCATGGGAACTGAAATCTTCCACGCACTTAAAGGCGTCTTGAAGGAAAAAGGCTACAACACAGCAGTGGGTGACGAAGGTGGCTTCGCGCCAAATCTTAGCTCGAACGAAGAAGCACTGCAAACGATCATTGAAGCGATCGAAAAAGCAGGCTACAAGCCGGGAGAAGACATCCAGCTTGCAATGGACGTGGCAGCTTCTGAAATGTACAAGGATGGCAAATACCATCTATCTGGTGAAGGGGTGACAAAAACCTCTGAAGAGATGGTTGACTTCCTTGTACAGCTTGTTGAAAAATACCCAATCATCTCGATCGAAGACGGCCTTGATGAAAACGACTGGGACGGCTTTAAGCTCTTGACTGAGCGCGTTGGGAACAAAGTCCAGCTCGTTGGGGATGACTTGTTCGTAACGAACACGAAAAAGCTCTCTGAAGGTATTGAGAAAGGCATCGCCAACTCAATCCTCATCAAAGTGAACCAAATTGGAACACTCACAGAAACATTCGACGCCATTGAAATGGCGAAGCGTGCAGGGTATACGGCTGTCATTTCTCATCGCTCAGGCGAAACAGAAGACAGCACGATTGCTGATATTGCCGTCGCAACAAATGCTGGGCAAATTAAAACAGGCGCACCGTCTCGTACAGACCGTGTAGCGAAGTACAATCAGCTTCTTCGCATTGAAGATCGCCTTGCATTTACCGGCCGTTACGGTGGTCGCGCAGCATTCTACAATATCAACAAATAAGCAATGCATTCAACTCTCCTTCGCTAGGACCGCGAAGGAGAGTTTTTTGATTTCATTTTTAAAGACGCTGTGACATAGTTGAGTCAAGAAAGTGGACGCCTTGAATGTTTTCCTTAAGAGGCATGGTGAAGAAATCACGCGAGTTCTTTTCCGAATCGATGATGCACTTGTGCCCTTTAGGGTGCAAAGAAAATACGACCGCTTCGTCAAAATACTTCGCTTTCCGCGGGCACGGCTTCAGCTTCCTCGGAAAGCAAGCTTTCCTGCGGGATCTTCAGCTCGCGCTGTTCCCGCAGGAGTCTACGTATTTTGACTACGCTGATGTTTGTTTCTGTGTAAATGGTTTAATTTTTTATTGGTATCGTATAACGCGAGGATAAAAGCGTGGTAAGGCGTGTTGCTTACCAATCAAGTCAAGTTTATGCATCGTTTCAGGCAAATTGGATCACCTAGAGAAGTATTGATGCAGCGATGGACTTACGTTTAACTAACTTTCGCAGTGCGAAATCAACTCCAACGCTAAAAGTAGCCACTAGCGAGACTCCTGCGGTAAAGAAAACACGATGAGACGTACTCGCGAATCGATGTTGCCCTTATGCCCTTTAGGGTGGAAAAGCGAGCTAAGCGAGACCCCACAGAGAGCGCAAGCGATCGAGGAGGCTCGCAGTTCGCCCGCGGCAAAGAAAACACGACGAAAGTACTTGGAGTCGATGTTGCGCTTGTGCCCTTTAGGGTGAAAGCGAGCGTATGGCAGCTTGTATAATAAGCAACTACAACATTGAATTGTAGGTTTACCAAGTAATTTAAGTGTTCCTGCCAAATAAAAGCGAAAGTTGAGTTTAAAAGAAATTAATGACAATCATTTTATTGGAGGCGAGAAACGTGAGTCGACCTATTAAAGTTATACTAATCGTCTTGCTAGCTGTGTTGTTTTTATGGGGGGTTATGTCGATTTACGCTGCTTATTCTCTTGCTGATTAAGCCGTGAAAGACCTTGATCGTTTGACTTGCAAGCAGTTGTTGTCCTTCAAGTCATCTTATGGTACATTAGAGATAGATTTGACTCGGTTTAGGAGGATATAAAATGCATGCTATTGCGATTACGCTGCTTATTCTTGTAAGCATTGGCATTATTGCGCTTGTTTTGCTTCAGCCAGGAAAAAGTGCTGGTCTTTCAGGAGCGATCTCCGGCGGAGCGGAGCAATTGTTTGGTAAACAAAAAGCACGTGGAATGGACTTGATTTTGCATCGTCTCACGATCGTGTTTTCTGTACTCTTTTTCTTGCTCACAATTGCCGTGGCTTATTTTAATGTGTAAGAACTGACTAGCGAGTGGCAGACAGCTGCTCGCTTTTTTCATTTAAACTGGGAACAATACAATAAAGGAACGCCCACATGAAAGGAGAAATAAACGACATGAACGTTGTCAAACCAAAGCCGTTCACGTTCTCAAATGGAGACCGTGCCGTTCTCCTGTTGCACGGATTTACTGGCCATTCAGGCGACGTGAGAATGCTAGGACGCTTTTTAGAGAAGCAAGGCTATGCCTCTCATGCGCCGATTTACCCTGGTCATGGTGTGCCAATTGAGGAGTTGCTATTGACTGGCGCCGAGGATTGGTGGACCTGTGCACTAGAGGCATATGACCACCTTCAATCGCTTGGCTTTGAAAAAATTGCGGTTTGCGGGCTGTCGTTAGGCGGTGTGTTAAGCCTAAAGCTTGCTTCAGTACGTCCAGTCGCTGGCGTGATATCTATGTGTGCCCCTGTCGTCGCCGATCATCAGGATCGTTTAAAAGCAGGTGTTATTGCAAGGGCAAAAGAAATTAAACAGCTTGAACGCAAAGATGAAGAGACGATCCAGCAAGAATTGAATGCATTGCAGCAACAGCCATTCACCGTATTAGAGCAGTCGAAAACACTTATAAATGGCATTCGAGATGAGCTAGATCTTGTCTATGCACCGACGTTGATTATCCAAGCGCGTCAAGATAAGATGATTAATCCTGACAGTGCAAACATGATTTATGAAGGCATTTCATCAGAGCAAAAGGACATCCACTGGTACGAAAACTCTGGACACGCGATTACCTTTGGCAAAGAGAAGGATAAGCTACATGAGGACATTTATGAGTTTTTAGAGGGGCTCAATTGGGAAAGCTAACAATAACGTTTGAGACCCGGCAAAGGAGAAATGCAGAATGTCCAACGAAGATCAGTCCTACCAGCAACCGCTGTTAAGTTTTATGAAAGAAGAGGCCTATAAACCACTCACGGTGAACGAACTTGAAGAGGCTTTTCAAATTGTAGAGGCACCAGATTTTAAAGCGTTTGTTAAAGCACTCGTGGAACTTGAAAATCAAGGCCGTATCGTGCGCACCAGAAGCAATCGCTATGGACTTCCTGAAAAAATGAATCTCGTGAAAGGGAAGGTTAGTGCCCATTCGCGTGGCTTTGCTTTTTTATTGCCTGAAGCAGAAGGCGAGGACGATGTGTTTATTCCGCCGAGCGATTTGAAAGGCGCTATGCACGGTGATACGGTACTAGTTCGCGTAACATCAAAGGATGCCAAACAGAAACGTGAAGGCACAGTTGTCCGTATTCTAGAACGAGGGATTAAGCGTGTCGTCGGTACGTATGTCGCAAGCAAAGGCTTTGGTTTTGTCGAGCCGGATGACAAAAAAATTTCCGCTGATATTTTTATTCCAAAGGATGCGACCAATGGGGCCGTTGA
Encoded proteins:
- a CDS encoding phosphoglycerate kinase — translated: MEKQSVKDIQLQGKKVFCRVDFNVPLEDGKISDDTRIRAALPTIQYILDQGGRLILASHLGRPKGEVVEDLRLTPVAERLSELLGQPVTKTDQVVGSEVEAAVQKLDDGEVVLLENVRFEAGEEKNDATLSKQFAALADVYVNDAFGTAHRAHASTVGVAEHLNACAGFLMEKELEVLGGALEKPDRPFTAIIGGAKVRDKIGVIEHLLKKVDNLIIGGGLAYTFIKAQGYEIGKSLLEEDKIDLAKSFMETAKEKGIKLYLPTDVVVGDDFSNDANTKEVSIDQIPADWEAMDIGPKTRALYSDVISKSELVIWNGPMGVFEMETFANGTRAVGDAMAATTGYTIIGGGDSAAAVEKFGLAQDMDHISTGGGASLEFMEGKELPGVTVLTDK
- a CDS encoding alpha/beta hydrolase; its protein translation is MNVVKPKPFTFSNGDRAVLLLHGFTGHSGDVRMLGRFLEKQGYASHAPIYPGHGVPIEELLLTGAEDWWTCALEAYDHLQSLGFEKIAVCGLSLGGVLSLKLASVRPVAGVISMCAPVVADHQDRLKAGVIARAKEIKQLERKDEETIQQELNALQQQPFTVLEQSKTLINGIRDELDLVYAPTLIIQARQDKMINPDSANMIYEGISSEQKDIHWYENSGHAITFGKEKDKLHEDIYEFLEGLNWES
- a CDS encoding glutaredoxin family protein — encoded protein: MLSIILYSRPSCALCEEAEAMLTLLQKEYTIDSQVVNIEKDERLHEAYQLSIPVLELNGSIIAEGRINWNDVEQALTSQSE
- the gpmI gene encoding 2,3-bisphosphoglycerate-independent phosphoglycerate mutase codes for the protein MAKQPVALIILDGFAFRDVTQGNAVAHAKKPNFDRYWDQFPHTTLTACGEEVGLPDGQMGNSEVGHLNIGAGRVVYQSLTRVNKAIKDGDFFENDTIQGAINHAHEKESRALHIFGLLSDGGIHSHINHLFAILKLASDKGLKKVYIHGFLDGRDVAPQSAKTYIDELQQKIKELHVGEIATLSGRYYSMDRDKRWDRVEKSYRAMAYGEGPSYKTPEECIEDNYSNDIYDEFVLPSVMTKEDGSPVATIHDDDAVIFYNFRPDRAIQTSRAFTNDDFREFDRGDKAPKNLFFVCLTQFSETVDGYVAFKPVNLDNTMGEVLSQQGKKQLRIAETEKYPHVTFFFSGGREQPFEGEERILIDSPKVATYDLKPEMSAYEVKDALLKALDKDTFDAIILNFANPDMVGHSGKLEPTIKAIEAVDECLGEIVDKILSKDGVALITADHGNSDEVVTPEGKPMTAHTTNPVPLIVTKKGLALNEGGKLGDLSPTMLDIMNLEKPVEMTGESLIKDEK
- a CDS encoding DUF5367 domain-containing protein, translated to MFFLLYGFLVWLGASVIFRLAGQFFFVPGQPILLIWASVLVIPLVAVLTLPLYHKKKLNSEAQLKAAICIALPGMVLDTVVLLSFDSIFVNLDQQMDGTFGSWLLFAYSLVLVSGFLPLKLKIFKRSL
- the yvfG gene encoding protein YvfG gives rise to the protein MNHQLFSVDYFVDSFEIYVKKHNDVKRQDAVNAYYRSVVSTLIQDRLTKNSEIMRRLRNLDEAYTTFTN
- the eno gene encoding phosphopyruvate hydratase, whose translation is MSLIIDVFAREVLDSRGNPTVEVEIHTESGAFGRALVPSGASTGEYEAVELRDGDKDRYLGKGVLKAVSNVNEKIAPELVGFDVLDQVAIDEALIDLDGSDNKGNLGANAILGVSMAAAHAAADFLDIPLYQYLGGFNAKTLPVPMMNIINGGEHADNNVDVQEFMVMPVGAESFKHALRMGTEIFHALKGVLKEKGYNTAVGDEGGFAPNLSSNEEALQTIIEAIEKAGYKPGEDIQLAMDVAASEMYKDGKYHLSGEGVTKTSEEMVDFLVQLVEKYPIISIEDGLDENDWDGFKLLTERVGNKVQLVGDDLFVTNTKKLSEGIEKGIANSILIKVNQIGTLTETFDAIEMAKRAGYTAVISHRSGETEDSTIADIAVATNAGQIKTGAPSRTDRVAKYNQLLRIEDRLAFTGRYGGRAAFYNINK
- the secG gene encoding preprotein translocase subunit SecG, producing MHAIAITLLILVSIGIIALVLLQPGKSAGLSGAISGGAEQLFGKQKARGMDLILHRLTIVFSVLFFLLTIAVAYFNV
- the tpiA gene encoding triose-phosphate isomerase, translated to MRKPIIAGNWKMHKTLQEAADFVTAVSSKLPGEEKVDAIVCSPSLFLQNLVEQTKSSSLKVGAQTMHFEDQGAFTGEVSPAALEDLGVTYVILGHSERRELFAETDEAVNKKVHAAFAHHLVPIVCVGETLEQREANETSDVVEGQVMKALEGLSPEKAEQVVIAYEPIWAIGTGKSSTAEDANEVCSAIRRVILDQFGQETAESLRIQYGGSVKPGNIAEYMAASDIDGALVGGASLEPDSFVQLLEAAHNG
- the gap gene encoding type I glyceraldehyde-3-phosphate dehydrogenase, coding for MAVKVGINGFGRIGRNVFRSALNNPDVDVVAVNDLTDANMLAHLLQYDTIHGKLDRTVTVNGSNLVVDGKEITVLAERDPAKLGWGDLGVEVVVESTGIFTKRADAAKHLEAGAKKVIISAPANEEDITVVMGVNEEAYDPANHHVLSNASCTTNCLAPFAKVLNDKFGIKRGMMTTVHSYTNDQQILDLPHKDYRRARAAAENIIPTTTGAAKAVSLVLPELKGKLNGMAMRVPTPNVSLVDLVAELDKGVTVEEVNAAFKEAAEGSLKGVLAYSEEPLVSTDYNGSTASSTVDALSTMVMEDQMVKVISWYDNETGYSSRVVDLAAYVASKGL
- a CDS encoding sugar-binding transcriptional regulator — its product is MRELVEMQQKLLPDMMFVLQRRYQILQYMRVMQPIGRRALASSLELTERTLRSEVSFLKEQELIHIYSHGMVLSDEGLRLVDELANMMKELTGLRELEQHLKETLDLEGVMIIPGDSDEMPWVKKELGRAAVQRMKASFGDNNIVAVTGGTTMAAVAEMMKPEGKHHQMLFVPARGGLGEDVENQANTICAKMAEKASGEYRLLHVPDQLSQSAYDSMIREPGVREVLDLIQSATMVVHGIGDALSMAKRRNTSKEDLADIEAQNAVGEAFGFYYNNSGQIIHKVKTIGLQLEDLHTVGAIIAVAGGASKANAIRACMKEQKRSYLITDEGAAKAFIRGSSL